One Anolis carolinensis isolate JA03-04 chromosome 5, rAnoCar3.1.pri, whole genome shotgun sequence DNA segment encodes these proteins:
- the pmch gene encoding pro-MCH yields the protein MQTRTHERMYSSFYTLMLIFSLFSQCFLLSVSKSMRKAEDDMLLSTFSLGKVMQNGGKAENSWPGSSLEHYKIEDSNFLGEEENGIQMFSNRGSKHDRPPLKLGIKQFPYFAREGPMALPADADVENTEAIQERREAGDDENSVKLPIGRRDFDMLRCMLGRVYRPCGQV from the exons ATGCAAACTCGAACGCATGAAAGAATGTATAGCTCATTCTATACATTAAtgctcattttctctctcttttctcaatGTTTTTTACTTTCAGTTTCAAAGTCTATGCGAAAAGCAGAAGATGATATGCTGCTAAGTACATTCAGCCTTGGGAAAGTAATGCAGAATGGAGGCAAAGCTGAAAACTCATGGCCTGGATCTTCTCTTGAACATTATAAAATAGAGGACAGCAATTTTCTGGGTGAAGAGGAGAATGGAATCCAAATgttttct AATAGAGGTTCTAAACATGACAGACCACCACTGAAACTGGGTATTAAGCAGTTTCCTTATTTTGCACGGGAAGGACCAATGGCTTTGCCAGCCGATGCTGACGTTGAAAATACTGAAGCAATACAAGAAAGGAGAGAGGCTGGAGATGATGAAAATTCTGTTAAATTGCCTATTGGAAGAAGAGATTTTGATA TGCTTAGGTGCATGTTGGGAAGAGTCTATCGACCTTGTGGGCAAGTTTAA
- the parpbp gene encoding PCNA-interacting partner, producing MEAPENYVDIKIAYDNFLRCCNMLDLIDIYKKWRAVSLENESISSEQLLEFIAGKVDLANENNSVLSPSSIPSNSLSQDNEELLLKVKKMLYAYLSLLANSKNDLAFAYILNIPDRGLGREAFTDLKHAARKRQMSIFQMATSFIRTIELGGKGYAPSSDDPLRTHVKGLSQFIHFMDKLEEIIGEIPDPRLAGGRILSTIKMHLIKGRNSKDPFCQAAEEVVQDLDLRIKNIKNFQHEAMAANSTGISPARPKVHSINHGTAYCGRDTVKSLLALLDEAAASPPPNSKAQLLFGEEFGFPSTILLFRSPVQSSGASPKALRQRIEIAAREREPKLKQPLIRSQFACTYKDDQITASKNQHSSTVHAPSFVHPAPKRLASLFVHNELTEEYPHPNLKSAALGTSSGNLQQNGSRSKEIGKLSGKPRNNSKRKQVDRTSENAISTNEHESLQHLLSKRPKTAISCQNSLDTNLKRERKCSKALAKHKPIAGQSKLTQFFRL from the exons ATGGAAGCTCCTGAAAACTATGTGGACATCAAAATAGCTTATGATAATTTTTTAAGATGCTGCAATATGCTGGATCTTATAGACATATATAAAAAATGGAGGGCGGTATCACTGGAAAATGAATCTATATCTTCT GAGCAACTGTTAGAGTTCATTGCAGGAAAAGTGGATTTAGCTAATGAGAATAATTCCGTTCTTTCTCCGTCCTCCATACCAAGTAATAGTTTGAGCCAGGATAATGAAGAG CTGCTGCTAAAGGTGAAGAAAATGTTGTATGCATACTTAAGTTTACTAGCTAACTCCAAGAATGACCTGGCCTTTGCTTACATTTTAAACATCCCTGACAGAGGGCTTGGAAGAGAAGCTTTTACTGATCTAAAACATGCTGCACGGAAGAGACAAATGTCCATATTTCAG ATGGCAACCTCTTTTATCCGAACCATAGAGCTTGGTGGGAAAGGCTATGCACCTTCCTCAGATGATCCTTTGAGAACTCATGTAAAAGGCCTTTCACAGTTCATTCACTTTATGGATAAACTGGAGGAAATCATCGGTGAAATTCCGGATCCAAG ACTTGCAGGGGGTCGAATTCTATCAACAATCAAGATGCATTTGATAAAAGGCCGAAACAGCAAGGATCCCTTTTGTCAAGCGGCAGAGGAAGTTGTACAGGATTTGGatttgaggattaaaaatattaaaaattttcAGCATGAGGCTATGGCAGCTAACAGCACTGGAATCAGTCCAGCCAGG CCCAAAGTGCATTCTATAAACCACGGCACTGCATACTGTGGCAGAGATACTGTGAAATCTTTATTAGCTCTTCTGGATGAAGCAGCTGCCAGTCCTCCTCCGAACAGCAAAGCTCAACTGTTGTTTGGTGAAGAATTTGGATTCCCTTCTACCATCTTGCTATTCAG ATCTCCAGTACAATCCAGTGGAGCTTCTCCAAAAGCACTGAGACAGCGGATTGAAATAGCAGCGCGTGAAAGAGAACCAAAG CTTAAGCAACCTTTAATTAGATCACAGTTTGCTTGCACCTATAAAGATGACCAGATAACAGCATCAAAGAATCAGCACTCTAGCACAGTTCATGCCCCATCTTTTGTACACCCAGCACCAAAAAGACTGGCATCTCTGTTTGTTCACAATGAGCTGACTGAAG AATATCCACACCCAAATCTTAAAAGTGCTGCCCTTGGAACAAGTTCTGGAAATCTCCAGCAGAATGGAAGTAGAAGTAAAGAAATAGGAAAACTAAGTGGCAAGCCAAGAAACAACTCAAAGAGGAAGCAGGTGGATAGGACAAGTGAAAATGCCATAAGCACTAATGAACATGAATCACTTCAACACTTACTCAGTAAGAGACCAAAGACTGCAATAAGTTGCCAGAATAGTTTGGATACCAActtaaagagagagaggaaatgcAGCAAAGCTTTAGCCAAACATAAACCGATTGCTGGTCAATCAAAACTAACTCAGTTCTTTCGGTTGtaa